Sequence from the Equus caballus isolate H_3958 breed thoroughbred chromosome 6, TB-T2T, whole genome shotgun sequence genome:
CTGCCCTGGAGCTGGTGGCCACTGTGGCCAAGGAGCCTGGCCCCATAGCACCTTCTACTAACTCCTCCCCTGTCCTGAAAAtgaagccccagcccagccccggctTCCTGACCCATTCGCCCACCTGTGACTGCTCGCTCTGTGCCAACCCTGTCCTCTCAGCAGTCTGTCTGCGTTGGGCGTTGGTCACAGCAGGGGTGAGGCTGGCCATGGGCCATGAGGCCCAGGGTCTGGATCTGCTGCAGGTCGTGCTGAAGGGTTGCCCTGCAGCCACTGAGCGCCTCACCCAAGCTCTGCAAGCTTCCCTGAGTCACAAAGCACCCCCTTCCCCTGTCCCGAGCCACTTGAATGAGCTCTTCGCTCAGGCATACACACAGCTAGCACTGGAGGGGCTGAGTCGGCCATCAAATAAGAGCCTGGGGAAGGTCCTGGAGTCAGGGCTGAAGTTTGTGGCAGCGCAGATACCTCACCTGGAGCCCTGGCGAGCCAGCCTGCTCTTGATTCGGGCCCTTGCAAAGCTGGCTGGCCTCAGCTCCTGTACTACCCAACTCCTTGCAAGCTCCTGGGGCTGGCAGCCACCATTGGTAAAGGACCCCCCAGGCTCAGAGCCCTCTAAGCCTCGGAGCCAAAAGCATTCTGGACGAGGGCGCCAGCAGGCTGTCTCTGCGACCCCGCCCCTCCATAATACCTCTCTGAAAGGTCTGGAAGGTAGAGGACCACCCTGTACACCTAAGCCCCCAGGCCGGATCAGGCAGGCCGGCCCTCGTGTCCCTTTCACCGTGTTTGAGGAAGTCTTCCCTACACAGAGCAAGCCTGAGGTTCCCAAGGCCCCCAGAGTACAACAGAGGGTCCAGACGCGCCTCAAGGTGAGCTAGGACTGTGGCTAGGTGGGGGTGTCGGGTAGGGGTGGTCCTGGAGAGGTTCTGCAGAGCAGGTGTCTCTGTGGAATAGCTTCCCGGGGCCTGGTGGGGCCTTCAGCTCCTTGGCTATCTGTAGGATCCAGAGGCCCTTGTGATGGTGCCTCCACAGCGCCACCTGCTGGCAACTGATGTCTTGTCACTGAAGGCCCGCGGCCCTTCTCCCTTTCCCACCCATCACAGGTGAACTTCAGTGATGACAGTGACTTGGAAGACTTTGTCTCAGTTGAGGGACGGCTTGCAGAGGGGCCCAAGAGACGAGGTACTGCTTcccggggccggggccgcgcTAGGAAAGGCCCAAGCTCGAAGACCGATGCGGTGGCTGCCCCAGGTAGTGCCCCTGGGCACCCTGGCCTCAGTGGCAGGAGCCGGAGGACCAAGACGGTTGCCTCAGGACATTGTGAGGAGCTGGGCCCTGAGATCATGAGGACCATCCCTGAAGAGGAACTGACTGACAACCAGATGGAAATGAGCTTTGAGATCCTCAGGGGCTCTGATGGGGAAGACTCAGCCTCAGGTATGATGGCAAGGGTGGGGGATAGAAGGTGCATGTGTCTTGGGGGGATTTCCCTGGGGCCAAAGCACAAGAAATGACTGGTGCAAAAGACAGTACAGAAAGAAAGTTCTTTTGCTGGCTCTGGACCTGGATCCTTGAAGGGAGAACCAAGGGGGTGGCAGGAGGAGGGAACTCCACAGAAAAGTCATGTTCTCTCCCCAGGTGGGAAGGCAGCAGCGCCAGGGCCTGATACGGCCATAGGAGAATGTGAGGTGTTGAGACGGGATGCCAGCAAAGAGGAGCTGCCCGTCCCGTGCCcagacaaggagagagacaagGATCTGGGTCCTCGGCTCCGactcccctcagcccctgcagCCATCGGTGAATATGCTGACCACCGAGCTCTCGTCACTTGGAGAGGGCTGAGTCTTTGGTCTCTTGATCCCAGTGCCTTTCCAGTCTGTCCTTGGTTCTGGCTTTGGATCCCCATCTGGATCCGGTCGCCTTTGAACCTGGGTTACAATCCCAGCACACTCTCCACTAGCTGTGTgcaagtcactcagcctctctgagcttctattttctttttctttgtgtgtgtgtgtatgtgtgtgtgtgtgagtaagatggtccctgagctaacatctgttgccaatcttcctctttttacttgaggtaaattgtccctgagctaacatctgtgccagtcttcctctattttgtatgtgggatgccgccacagcatggcttgatgagcagtgtgtaggtccgcaccccggatccaaacctgtgaaccccaggccactgaagcggagcgtgcgaacttaaccactacacccttggggccagcccctgagcttcTATTTTCTTAACTGTAAAATAAGGTTTGGGGAGGACGGAGTGAGTTGATGCATGTAAACTGCATAGCGCCCCACTTAGCACACTGCCCTTCATAAATGCTAGCTGCCATTTCCCTAGCGCACAGTGAGAGAGGGACTCCTTGGGAAGCTGCTGTCAGCTGGGAAATAGGGGATTCACTGCAGCAAGTGTCTTGACCTTCCTCCAGGTCTCTCTACCCTGGATTCCATCTGTGACTCACTGAGCATTGCCTTCCGTGGGATCAGTCACTGCCCTCCCAGTACACTCTATGCTCACCTCTGCCGCTTCCTGGCCCTGTGCCTGGGCCACCGAGATCCCTATGCCACTGCCTTCCTTGTCACGGAGTCTGTCTCCATCACCTGTCGCCACCAGCTGCTCACCCACCTCCACAGGCGGCTCAGGTGAGTACCCACCATCCCCAAAGCTCATGCTGGGGCAGACTGAAGGGAGAGTCCGGACTCTATAGGAGGGAGACCTCACCCCTTCCTGTGTTGCCTGCAGCAAGTCCCAGAAGCACCGAGGATCGCCCGATGTGGCAGACCAGCTGCAGGGGCTGAGCCTCCAGGAGAGGCCCGGAGACGTCCCCCTGGCCCGCATCCAGCGCCTCTTTTCCTTCAGACTTTCGGGATCTGGCCACTTCCCCCAGCCCGAGAGGGAGAGTTTCCAGGAGTGCCTGGCTCTGATCCCCAGTGGTAGGTGGCAGTCTTCGGCTGGTGTGGCTGTCCTTTTGCACGTCTTCGTACTGAGGAGTTGGGTGAAGGTGTTGAAGGCATCAGTTAGTTCACACAGGTTTCTGGTCCTTATGGAAGGACATGTCATACCTTTTTATTGATTAGGCATTTTGTTACCAAACAGACATACCCTAAATCTGGAAGTCTCTCTTCTTTTAACCTCAACTTTGAGTTACCAACAAATTCAGTGTCTTTCTTTAAGAGTAAGTTCAGGTGTCTGGGGTCTTCCTACACTAACATGAAACAGGTTCACAGGTGACGTGAGTGCCTCGCTCTGTGCAGGGTGCTTTGTTAGTTCCTGTGAGGGACACAAAGAAGTACAAGACGTAGTCTCTGTCCATAGGGAGCTGTTAGGGCAGGGGAGAGCACCTTGCACTCCAGTGACCAGGGAAGACTTCTTGGAGTTGTCTTGAGTGATGGATAGGGACTGAGTGCAGAAGACAGGGAAGGGAATTCCTTGTGACAGCTGACATGATTCTGAGTCTGTCCTGTGTGTCAGgggtgactgtgtgtgtgttggccCTGGCCACCCTCCAGCCTGGAACTGTGGGCAACACCCTCCTGCTGACCCGGCTGGAAAAAGACAATCCCCCAGTCACTGTGCAGATCCCCACTGCCCAGGGCAAGGTAGGTGTCCTGGGCCAGGGAGCAAAGTTGGGCTGGGGTGGGCTTCTGGTCAAGCTGCTCGCCTTCTGTGGCTAGGGGTGGAGAGATAGTGATCATGTGGATGAGTAGATATCTCATAGCCCTGTCTCCCAAAGCTGCCTCTGAGTTCGGCCCTGAAAGAGTTTGATGCCATccagaaggaacagaaagagaacagcAGCTGTACTGACAAACGAGAATGGTGGACAGGGCGGCTAGAACTGGACCACAGGATGGAGGTGTGTGCCCCTGGTGGGTGGGGTCAGGCTGCCCTAGGAACAACCCTGGGTGCCAGCATCCTCTCTCAGGGGTCCTGGCTCAGTGCTGAGCCACCTCCAGTCCTTTCTGGAAGTGTAGGCCTAAATAAAAAACTATATCACTTGGAAGGACTTTAGACAACAGCCCAGAACTTGAAGGGGTTATGGCAATGGGATGTTTAGAGATACACACAAGAAGGATTGAAGCCCGTGTCAGCTTCATGGCTTTAGCTTTCATTGCCCACCTGGTCATATTTGTCAAAACATAGTGATATGTAATCAACTGTCTCGTCTGTATTCCCCCAGAGTCTCAGCAAATGAAACACGTTTCTAGCTTCTTGCCTTTTATGACAGGCAGAAAGATATGCAAGACAAGACACACACTGGAAaacccatttcctcctctccaagTGTCGGTGCTGTGGGACAGAAACTCGGTTCCCTCTGACTGAAGCTTCTGTCCTTCCACATTCAGGTTCTCATCACCTCGCTGGAGAAGTCTGTGCTGGGCTGCTGGAGGGGGCTGTTGCTGCCATCCAGTCAGGACCCCGGCCCTGCCCAGGAGGCCTCCCGCCTACAAGAGTTGTTGCAGGGATGTGGCTGGAAATATCCTGACCCCACTCTGCTGAAAGTAAGTTGAGGAGTCAGGGAAGGGCAAGAAGCTCGACTTCCCACGGCTGCTGTGAGTGGAGCTGGAGCCACGGCACTCACTGACCGCTGTGCCCCTGCAGATCATGCTCAGTGCTGCCGGTACACTCACCTCTCAGGACGTGCAGGCCCTGGCCTACGGGCTGTGCCCAGCCCAGCCAGAGCGAGCCCAGGAGCTCCTGACGGAGGCCATAGGACATCTACAGGGTCAGACAGTAGCGAGCAATAGCCACCTTGTCTTAGTGCTAGACAAGGTAAGGAGCTGGAGCCCGAGGGGCAGTGTCTGGTGGGCAGTGGGCACACACTCACCCCCACGCCCCTTCTGACTCCTGCCTATCCCTGGCTAGGGACAGTAACCTCTGAGTGCTTTTTGCCCAGGACCTGCAGAAGCTGCCATGGGAGAGCATGCCCAGCCTCCGGGCACTGCCTGTCACTCGGCTGCCCTCCTTCCGATTCCTCCTCAGCTACTCCATCATCAAAGAGGTATGGGGTTCAGGGAGTGGGGACTGGGGGCgacttgaagaaagaaaatgcagagagatctgggaagaaaggagaagctcTTAGGAACGGATCAGTTGTGGAAGGGTCCTGGAGTTTGCGGGGCTCGGGCCCTCTGGCCAGAATGGGATCCTGATGATCACTGTCTCCTCCTCAGGCTGGGGCCTCGTCAGTGCTGAGCCAAGGGGTGGATCCACACAGTACCTTCTATGTCCTGAACCCTCACAATAACCTGTCAAACACTGAGGAGCAATTTCGAGCTCATTTTAGCAGGTTGGGGGGATAAGAGTAAGAAAGGGGGTGGAGAAGGGTGGCGACAACATGTGGGCACCATGTCCTTTTCTCCAGAATCAAATGTTCCAGCCCACCCTCCCCCTAGCATTCCTTCTGCCCTCTTTGCCACATGGCCCCTGTTCTTACTCCTGCCTTTTCCCTGCAGTGAAGCTGGCTGGAAAGGGGTTGTTGGGGAAGTGCCGAGCCCGGAACAGGTGCAGGCAGCCCTGACGGAGCATGACTTATATATGTGAGTGCtcagggcaggcaggtggggagaggggcagtcCCAGAGGAGGGGGTGTCATCCCGGTGTGCTTTGGGACTTTAGAGCCCCTAGCTGACTCAGGAGGCCTCTGGAAACATAGGAGAGGCCTGGTACTGCTCATTCAGGCTCATCTCACCTCCTTCTGCCTTAGCTATgcaggccatggggctggtgcCCGCTTCCTGGACGGGCAGGCCGTCCTGCGGCTGAGCTGCCGGGCCGTGGCCCTGCTGTTTGGCTGCAGCAGTGCAGCCCTGGCTGTTCATGGCAACCTGGAGGGGGCTGGCATCGTGCTCAAGTATATCATGGCTGGCTGGTGAGTCTTGAGGAGCAAGGCCCATCCTAGGTCCCAACCCCAGGTTCCTTCCCAGGTCTGAACCCTGACTCTTTCCTCTTTTGCGCTCCACCTTCCTCCCATCCTAGTCCCCTGGCATCCCTGGGCCTTTAATCCTTTGCCCTTTCTCTCCTAGTACTATGAGCCCAACGACTTCCTCACTGGCTCAGTCCTCTCTATCCACCCATCACCAGTCAACATGTTTTCCTATGTATTCCATTTTAGAGGCTTTACtctgtatttcttctcttttcctagtCCCCTGTTTCTGGGTAACCTCTGGGATGTGACTGACCGTGACATTGACCGCTACACAGAGGCTCTGCTGCAGGGCTGGCTTGGAGCAGGCCCAGGAGCTCCCCTTCTCTACTATGTCAGCCAGGCCCGCCAGGCTCCCCGACTCAAGTATCTTATTGGGGCTGCCCCCGTAGCCTATGGCTTGCCTGTCTTCCTGCAGTGACCCCTTGGAACTGTCCTATCGCTGACTGTTCTACCTCCAAAGTTAGATTTAACCCTTagggtaaatatttttaaatgattttccccagtgttttatatgaaatgtttccttttaacattaatataataaagatatattatttaaatcttgTTTTGTGTAACTCATCTGAGAACATCTGAAGACACATTGTTGCCCCCCACCCGCCATGTGGTACTATAAACAGATGAGAACAGCTTGCAGAAGTTCAAGTCTGAGAGCCTTGAGGAGAAAGACAAAACCACAGGACGAAGCTGGGCCTGGCTTGGCCTCAGCTGACAAAGATGAAGGACAGAGGGGCATCAAAGTGCCTTATGTGGGGACAGAGGCCCAAGGAAGGGTAGAGATAGACCCATTGAAAGCATCCTGACCAGGTACCATCACGTCTGTCCTGTCTTCCTGCCCTCAGGTGTCTTGCCGGTGACACTAGTTTTAATGCCTGAGTTGCCCCCTACCCCTCCTAAGTGAGTGTTAGAGGTCGTTCCCTCCCCACACACAGCCGTTAGACTCTCCAGGATCCCTCCGTCTAGCACATGGCGAAATACCGTATTGACTAACAAACCTTGTGCCGGACTTGCCGGTTGATCGCGTGCCTCCCCATTGTTATCTCCACCCCCACACTCCTCTGCTTCGTCTGTCCACAGCACCACTTTCACGATGCTACTCCGCCTGACCCAGCACTTCACAGGCTTGTCCCTTATCTGTCAGTCACTGGGTTTATACCACCCACGTGGAGTAGCACGCATTGCTTTGCCAACTTGCGGTTCTGGcctgagaacttttaagatttttaagttCCTGGAGGGCAGGACTCCTGTTTGCCACAACTTCACTACGCTGGGTTCGGGATGTTTTACCAAGAGAACGCACCGCTCTCTTTAAGCCGCGGCGAGTCTCTGAGAGGCTCAGCCCCACCCCGCTTCCAGGACGGGGACCATAGAGATGTCTGGTGCAGTGAGGCCTCCCGGCGCAGCCATCGAGATGCGCAGAGAACGGCTAGAGCGCTGCTCGCTGAGCCGGCTTCCGCTTCGTTAGTCCTCCTTCCTAACATGGCGCAGTCGGTTAACATCACCGAGCTGAACCTGCCGCAGCTAGAAATGCTCAAGAACCAGCTGGACCAGGTGGGGACGGGCCCCAGAGACACCCCTTTCCCGCCTCGCATCCCTCCTTCCCAGGCGTACTCCCTCGCCCCCATTCCTTCCCACTTTGGGAGGCTTTCCTTCCCCGACGAAACCCCATTGGGTCCCAGCACCCGCCGGTCCCGGGCGGTGCCCCCCTCCCGCAGGCCCCTACTCTGACCCTCTTTCCCGTCCTCTGTAGGAAGTGGAGTTCTTGTCCACGTCCATTGCCCAGCTCAAGGTGGTACAGACCAAGTATGTGGAAGCCAAGGACTGTCTGAACGTGCTGAACAAGAGCAACGAGGGTATGGGGTAGGCGCGTGGAGGCAACCTGGGGGTGTGGCGAGCCGGCTGCGTCTCTCGTCCCGCCTCCTAATCCAGTTGTCCTTACCTGAGACAGAAGGCTATCCATTACGTATTGTATACGCCAGATGAGCCCTTTGCATGTTGCCTACCTAGAATTGAAACGTACAGGACGTGCCTCTGCTCCTGTCGCCCGTTTCCGTTCTTTTCATGCTATCTCTGGGCGCTGTGTCACGTTGGAGCTCCTTTTAACATCTTAACGTCGAAGTTGCCAACCTTCCCCAGATGTTTGTCTTAATTGCTTTTACAGGGAAAGAATTACTCGTCCCACTGACGAGTTCTGTATCCTTTCC
This genomic interval carries:
- the PFDN5 gene encoding prefoldin subunit 5 — encoded protein: MFYQENAPLSLSRGESLRGSAPPRFQDGDHRDVWCSEASRRSHRDAQRTARALLAEPASASLVLLPNMAQSVNITELNLPQLEMLKNQLDQEVEFLSTSIAQLKVVQTKYVEAKDCLNVLNKSNEGKELLVPLTSSMYVPGKLHDVEHVLIDVGTGYYVEKTAEDAKDFFKRKIDFLTKQMEKIQPALQEKHAMKQAVMEMMSQKIQQLTALGATQATAKA